The genomic window GCCATCTTTGTAAGGTTTGTAACATTTTGTGAATGCATAATAGCTGTATGACGATTCCCTTTTTCAGCCTTAACAGCTAAATTGATAGCCTCGTCAACATTTGCTACTTTTACAATAGGTATGATTGGCATAAGCATTTCGGTTGTAACAAGCGGGTGATCGGACTTCGTTTCTGTTATGATTAGCTTCACGGATTCATCCACTTTCTTACCGATTGCTGAAAGAAGTACTGAAGCATTCTTCCCAATGTAATCTCGATTAGGATAGTACTTTCCATCCTGTTCAACTAGTAACACTTTCAATAGCTTTTCTAATTCAAAGCCTCTTAGCTCAATGGCTCCATTTTTGACCATCTCTTGCTTCAGTGTATTAGCGACCTTCTCTACAACAAAAACTTCTTTTTCAGCTGTACAGAGGACGTTATTATCAAAACTAGCTCCATTGACAATATCTTTTCCTGCTTTTTCAATAATAGCTGTCTCATCTACTACCACCGGTGGATTACCAGGACCCGCTGCTACTACCTTCTTACCTGTTTTCATCGCAGCTTTTACAACAATTCCACCACCTGTTACTACAAGGACTCGAATCTCTGGGTGCTCCATGACTTCCTTACTTGTTTCTAAGTTAGGAGAAGCTACTGCTGTCAGTACATTTTCTGGCCCACCAACAGAAACGATTGCTTCATTTAACAGTTGTAGAGTACGTAATGATACTTTTTTGGCACTTGGATGAGGGTTAAAGACAACCACGTTACCTGCAGCCACTAAAGAAAGACTGTTGTTAATGATTGTCGCAGCTGGATTGGTTGAAGGTGTAATAGATCCTACGATTCCAAACGGTGCGTATTCTACAAGCGTTAACCCATCATCACCTGTGTAAGTTGTGCTAGTTAAATCTTCCACTCCAGGTGTTTTAATTGCTGCTAGCAGGTTTTTGGCAATTTTATCTT from Bacillus carboniphilus includes these protein-coding regions:
- a CDS encoding aldehyde dehydrogenase family protein, producing MQISEKEIEKLVEQVLGQLTHAHSPLSLNTENTVQLGSGVFQTVEEAVEASKDAEVEMRKVSLELRKKMIQAMRETSRNHAEELAQLAVEETGLGRVEDKIAKNLLAAIKTPGVEDLTSTTYTGDDGLTLVEYAPFGIVGSITPSTNPAATIINNSLSLVAAGNVVVFNPHPSAKKVSLRTLQLLNEAIVSVGGPENVLTAVASPNLETSKEVMEHPEIRVLVVTGGGIVVKAAMKTGKKVVAAGPGNPPVVVDETAIIEKAGKDIVNGASFDNNVLCTAEKEVFVVEKVANTLKQEMVKNGAIELRGFELEKLLKVLLVEQDGKYYPNRDYIGKNASVLLSAIGKKVDESVKLIITETKSDHPLVTTEMLMPIIPIVKVANVDEAINLAVKAEKGNRHTAIMHSQNVTNLTKMAREIQATIFVKNGPSYSGLGYNAEGFTTLTIAGPTGEGLTSARTFTRQRRCVLVDGFRIL